The following proteins come from a genomic window of Varunaivibrio sulfuroxidans:
- the dsrO gene encoding sulfate reduction electron transfer complex DsrMKJOP subunit DsrO: MDKTRRNFMKDAGVLTAGVVTVSLASKDAAAETRDTGGDPSKRWAMVVDLRKCIACQACSVACIMENKVPYDNFRTIVSTYEVKDGDKVGIFMLPRLCNHCEEPACIPVCPVGATYQKKDGIVVVDNTRCVGCGYCVQACPYDARFINPKTRTADKCTFCTHRLEAGLLPACVETCVGGARVIGDIKDPNSEASKLLATNEVKVLRPEMNTQPHVYYIGLDSRFQGKVGGEEALWRPGRDHEESLR, encoded by the coding sequence ATGGATAAGACAAGACGGAATTTTATGAAGGACGCCGGGGTGTTGACCGCCGGCGTCGTCACGGTTTCGCTGGCCAGCAAGGATGCCGCCGCGGAAACTCGGGACACTGGAGGAGACCCCTCCAAACGATGGGCGATGGTCGTCGATCTGCGTAAGTGTATTGCCTGTCAGGCGTGCTCTGTCGCATGCATCATGGAAAACAAGGTGCCTTACGATAACTTCCGCACCATTGTTTCGACCTATGAGGTCAAGGACGGCGACAAGGTGGGTATCTTCATGTTGCCGCGCCTTTGCAATCACTGCGAAGAGCCGGCCTGTATCCCGGTTTGCCCGGTGGGCGCCACATACCAGAAAAAAGACGGTATCGTCGTTGTCGATAATACGCGCTGCGTCGGCTGCGGATATTGCGTACAAGCGTGTCCCTACGACGCCCGCTTTATCAATCCCAAAACGCGGACCGCGGATAAATGCACGTTCTGCACCCACCGACTGGAGGCCGGCCTTCTTCCTGCCTGTGTCGAAACATGCGTTGGCGGCGCGCGCGTCATTGGCGACATTAAGGATCCCAATAGCGAGGCGAGCAAACTTCTGGCCACGAACGAAGTCAAGGTTCTCCGGCCCGAGATGAACACCCAGCCGCATGTCTATTACATTGGCCTCGATAGCCGTTTCCAAGGCAAAGTCGGCGGCGAAGAAGCCCTGTGGCGTCCCGGTCGCGATCATGAGGAGAGCCTACGATGA
- a CDS encoding TusE/DsrC/DsvC family sulfur relay protein codes for MQQTSEMNVAFGDEGYLINPNDWTEDVAAALAEDEGIELTEEHWTVLRFMRDWYTEHGVAPSGRDVGLFMKKIGAPRNRLFELFPYGYVQQACKIAGMIKPRSWSTG; via the coding sequence ATGCAGCAAACGTCGGAAATGAACGTTGCGTTCGGGGACGAAGGTTACCTCATTAATCCCAACGATTGGACAGAAGATGTAGCGGCGGCCTTGGCCGAAGACGAAGGCATTGAGCTTACCGAAGAGCACTGGACGGTTTTGCGTTTTATGCGTGACTGGTACACCGAGCACGGTGTCGCCCCCAGTGGGCGAGATGTCGGATTGTTCATGAAAAAAATCGGAGCCCCCCGAAATCGTCTATTTGAACTTTTCCCCTATGGCTACGTTCAACAAGCCTGCAAGATCGCGGGAATGATCAAGCCGCGTTCGTGGAGTACGGGTTGA
- the nrfD gene encoding NrfD/PsrC family molybdoenzyme membrane anchor subunit, with protein sequence MNTNIIELINNSQPVAWLPWAVQYFFLIGISVACFFLTVPAFVFGRTDWEKISRIALIGALSMGVAAPIALLADLHQPGRFMNFYLHFMPGSWMSWGSFFIPIYLIALFAYAWTIYRPALAELGEGDRALAPIYRLVAMGGDRTPGLTRLIGLAAIVAAILVFTYTGAEVAVVRARPLWNTPLLPLQFIATGFVGALGLILLLNRTVGDSDMVVETKTNRMLAIFLAIAMIIGFVWFALGIFGISSVIATALSSVSGSAAWRETVVWAIAATAIPFLIAVIRPQGSGWVTGLIALHVAWIFRWAVFIGGQGVPKTGAGLYSFALPNGPEGLLGIIGTAGLWFFLIIVITSFVPWRKDDSGTPSANA encoded by the coding sequence ATGAACACCAATATCATTGAACTCATCAATAACTCTCAGCCGGTGGCGTGGCTGCCCTGGGCGGTCCAGTACTTCTTCTTGATCGGGATCAGCGTCGCGTGTTTTTTCCTTACGGTTCCCGCCTTTGTCTTTGGCCGCACCGATTGGGAGAAGATCAGCCGCATCGCCCTGATCGGCGCCCTGAGCATGGGCGTCGCCGCGCCGATCGCCTTGCTTGCCGATCTTCATCAGCCGGGACGGTTTATGAATTTCTATCTTCACTTCATGCCGGGCTCGTGGATGTCTTGGGGGTCGTTCTTTATTCCCATTTATCTGATTGCGCTGTTCGCCTACGCGTGGACGATTTATCGCCCCGCCTTGGCCGAATTGGGTGAAGGCGACCGCGCGCTGGCGCCGATTTATCGTCTTGTCGCCATGGGTGGGGATCGTACGCCGGGTCTGACCCGCTTGATCGGATTAGCCGCCATTGTGGCCGCTATTTTGGTCTTTACCTACACCGGCGCGGAAGTCGCCGTCGTTCGGGCTCGTCCTTTGTGGAACACACCGCTGTTGCCTTTGCAGTTTATCGCAACGGGCTTCGTCGGCGCGTTGGGGTTAATTCTTTTGCTCAATCGCACCGTGGGGGACAGTGATATGGTCGTCGAGACCAAGACCAATCGGATGCTGGCGATTTTCCTGGCGATTGCGATGATTATCGGGTTCGTTTGGTTCGCCTTGGGTATTTTCGGCATCAGTTCCGTCATCGCCACCGCGCTGAGCAGCGTTTCCGGGTCGGCGGCATGGCGTGAAACCGTCGTTTGGGCTATCGCGGCCACGGCCATACCCTTCCTGATCGCCGTAATTCGCCCGCAAGGCAGCGGCTGGGTAACCGGATTGATCGCGCTTCATGTCGCATGGATATTCCGCTGGGCTGTCTTCATCGGCGGTCAAGGCGTGCCGAAAACCGGGGCTGGCCTATATTCGTTCGCCCTGCCCAATGGTCCGGAAGGTCTCTTGGGGATTATCGGCACTGCGGGTCTTTGGTTTTTCCTGATCATCGTTATCACGAGCTTCGTGCCGTGGCGGAAAGATGATTCGGGAACGCCGTCTGCAAACGCTTAA
- a CDS encoding response regulator transcription factor yields MINNAHATVFIVDDNESMRNSLCYLIESMGYKVVSFSSAHAFLEENLGVVTFEGPVCLLLDVRMPGMSGLELQEELKKCSVDIPVIFITSHGDVPSAVRALKNGAFDFIEKPFSDQILLDRIREALLEYARSQTQRERQGKTMERLQSLTARQRQVLDLVVAGKQNKEISYQLDISMKTVEMHRHHIMEKLDAHSVAEITRLMFEAGEHPPHKEG; encoded by the coding sequence ATGATAAATAATGCGCACGCCACGGTTTTTATCGTTGATGATAATGAATCCATGCGCAATTCGCTGTGTTATTTGATTGAATCTATGGGATACAAGGTTGTTTCCTTTTCCTCGGCGCATGCCTTTTTGGAAGAAAACTTGGGCGTCGTAACCTTTGAGGGCCCTGTTTGTTTGCTTCTCGACGTGCGCATGCCGGGCATGAGTGGACTCGAATTACAAGAAGAACTTAAAAAATGCAGCGTCGATATTCCCGTGATCTTCATTACAAGTCACGGAGATGTTCCTTCGGCTGTGCGGGCGCTAAAAAACGGGGCTTTCGACTTTATTGAAAAACCTTTTAGCGATCAAATCTTGCTCGATCGCATTCGCGAGGCGTTGCTCGAATACGCCCGCTCGCAAACGCAGCGTGAACGCCAGGGCAAAACCATGGAGCGCTTGCAAAGCCTGACTGCGCGCCAGCGCCAGGTCCTCGACCTCGTCGTCGCGGGAAAGCAAAACAAGGAAATTTCCTATCAACTCGACATCAGCATGAAAACCGTTGAGATGCATCGTCATCACATTATGGAAAAGCTGGATGCGCACTCGGTCGCCGAAATTACCCGCCTGATGTTCGAAGCCGGCGAGCATCCCCCACACAAAGAGGGGTAG
- a CDS encoding PAS domain-containing sensor histidine kinase — translation MRFKGTPIERANFAVRRLEDLTRLISEWIWETDHEGKLVYVSDKCIDVLGIHPLELVGKKMDSLAVSGYADSPVFPPHAIDWQHPFRALPFSIRAKNGENRDFLLSAIPQFDTKTGAFRGAVGTAQDVTESRKAHIMAIESQRQAEEANQAKTDFLANMSHELRTPMNAIIGYAGLLGHLPDAPLSAVQEEYLNDILESAEHLLGLINQLLELSKIEAGEVTMNFTSVNLEDIIGRSLTLVRGLARSRGITLIENHPRHPVEIWGDPLRLKQILVNLLSNAIKYNKEGGRVIITDEVVAGRSSAPCVRISVEDTGVGIAQEKHAHVFGRYKRLGHERSVVEGLGLGLDITKKLVERLGGSIAFKSEENSGSTFWIEFPLPSSFGKNLRTTVD, via the coding sequence GTGAGGTTTAAGGGGACGCCTATTGAACGGGCGAATTTCGCCGTGCGCCGTTTGGAGGACCTAACCCGACTGATCTCCGAGTGGATATGGGAAACCGACCATGAGGGGAAATTGGTCTATGTTTCCGATAAGTGTATCGATGTTCTCGGGATTCATCCCCTTGAGTTGGTCGGAAAAAAAATGGATAGCCTGGCCGTCTCCGGGTACGCCGACAGCCCTGTTTTTCCTCCTCACGCAATCGATTGGCAGCACCCTTTTCGCGCATTACCATTTTCGATCCGCGCTAAAAATGGAGAAAATCGCGATTTTCTCTTGAGTGCGATTCCCCAGTTCGACACCAAAACCGGCGCCTTCCGGGGCGCCGTCGGGACGGCTCAAGACGTCACCGAAAGTCGCAAGGCGCATATCATGGCGATTGAATCGCAACGTCAGGCCGAAGAAGCGAACCAAGCTAAAACCGATTTTCTCGCCAACATGTCGCACGAATTGCGCACGCCCATGAACGCCATCATAGGGTACGCCGGATTGCTGGGGCATTTACCCGACGCTCCATTAAGCGCCGTGCAAGAGGAATATCTAAACGACATTCTGGAAAGCGCAGAGCACTTGCTGGGTCTGATCAATCAATTGCTGGAGCTTTCCAAGATTGAAGCCGGCGAAGTCACCATGAATTTCACATCCGTAAATCTTGAGGATATCATCGGGAGGTCCTTGACCTTGGTCAGAGGCCTGGCGCGCTCCCGCGGCATCACCCTCATCGAAAATCATCCTCGGCATCCCGTTGAAATTTGGGGCGACCCGCTACGCTTGAAACAAATCCTGGTCAATTTGTTGTCGAACGCTATTAAATACAATAAAGAAGGCGGTCGGGTCATCATCACGGACGAAGTCGTTGCTGGGCGAAGTTCCGCGCCTTGTGTTCGCATTTCCGTGGAAGACACCGGCGTCGGCATTGCCCAGGAAAAGCACGCGCATGTCTTCGGGCGATATAAAAGATTGGGGCACGAGAGAAGCGTTGTCGAAGGGCTCGGCCTGGGGCTGGATATCACTAAAAAACTTGTCGAACGCCTGGGCGGCTCAATCGCCTTTAAAAGCGAAGAAAACTCCGGGAGCACCTTTTGGATCGAATTTCCCTTGCCCTCAAGTTTCGGGAAAAACCTTCGTACTACTGTCGATTAG
- a CDS encoding molybdopterin-dependent oxidoreductase — MKFSRRNLLKTTVAGGGLAVFAAGYSETGKNLAHGYWAGEKPKDGIYGDAPKPEFSVDQKTGELTVNPEQQVSYTQCLGCTTQCGVRVRIDKKTQTVIRVAGSPFSPLSTDPWLPYETSVRDSFVALSHRNEDGLKYRSTACGRGNAVLEKLTSPFRITTPMKRVGPRNSGKWQPISFEQLVNEIVEGGDLFGEGKVEGLRSLRDLKTPIDPDKPWLGPKANQVGVLDPMNNGRRSLAQRFMKKAFGSMNYAGHGSYCGLAYRAGSGAMFGNNKKNPHAKPDFDNAEFIIFIGTAPSNAGNPFKRQGMQIARARSDGKLDYVVIDPVVSHATTKASADRERWVPIKPGTDGALMMGMIRWIIEHERYDDKFLTQPNLKAAEAAGEVSWSNATHLVIRQEGHPRDGRFLRGSDIGLDIPADAVYGKKDPYVVLDRDSGKMLPHSKATGPARLFFDGELEIKGQKVSVKTSMSILHDNAFQMELADYSKICEVPVDIIAGLASKFTSHGKRAAMNSHGGMMSASGFYNAYSVVMLNTLIGNLNWKGGTLFHGGKYPDAGKGPRYNLATFPGMVKPKGAPITRNKPYEKTGEFNANKAKGNAYPSKHPWYPNSPGLVTEWMTAMFNGDPYPMKALFVLGANPVYGIPGLRGQIADKLADPKQLPLLVSVDPFINETGAYADYIVPDTFMYEAWGWTAPWNDVPTKTTTARWPVMEPRTEKTADGQPITMETFFIAVAKKMNLPGFGEGAITDKAGNAYPLNTAEDYYLRGGANVAYMGNPVPDASDDDIALSGVSRISSVLQKTLKPDEWRKVAYVYARGGRYQNYDERFVGEVARNRFKNQMYVYNEYIGTSRSSMTGKRHNGSPYWSEPVFSDGTPVDKIYPKTEWPFKLISFKSPLQNSYSLGARSLRQIHPENQIIIGAVDAQGLNLQSGDKVRISTPGGSREATVSVRHGVHKGVLAIEHGFGHRELGARPHLIGNKMQPNEPELKAGINLNDLGIPDPTLKGASVFVDPVVGSGVRQGLPAKIERV; from the coding sequence ATGAAGTTTTCACGTCGTAATCTCTTAAAAACGACCGTGGCGGGTGGCGGCCTTGCGGTGTTCGCCGCGGGGTATTCCGAAACCGGAAAAAATTTGGCCCACGGTTATTGGGCCGGTGAAAAGCCGAAAGATGGCATCTATGGCGATGCCCCGAAACCCGAGTTCTCCGTCGATCAAAAAACCGGCGAACTGACCGTCAATCCCGAACAGCAGGTGTCTTACACCCAATGCCTCGGGTGCACGACGCAGTGTGGCGTTCGGGTGCGTATCGACAAGAAGACCCAGACGGTCATCCGCGTTGCCGGAAGCCCGTTCAGCCCGTTGTCCACGGATCCGTGGCTACCGTACGAAACCTCCGTTCGTGACAGCTTCGTCGCCCTCAGCCATCGCAACGAGGACGGTCTTAAATACCGTTCCACCGCGTGTGGCCGTGGCAACGCGGTCTTGGAGAAATTGACGTCGCCGTTTCGGATAACGACGCCGATGAAACGCGTCGGGCCGCGCAATAGCGGCAAGTGGCAGCCGATTTCGTTTGAACAGTTGGTCAACGAAATCGTCGAGGGAGGCGATCTGTTCGGTGAGGGTAAGGTAGAAGGTCTACGTTCACTGCGTGATCTGAAAACCCCGATCGACCCCGACAAGCCCTGGCTCGGCCCTAAGGCCAATCAGGTCGGCGTTCTTGATCCTATGAACAATGGCCGACGCTCCCTGGCGCAACGGTTCATGAAAAAAGCCTTCGGCAGCATGAACTATGCTGGACATGGTTCGTATTGTGGGCTGGCCTATCGTGCGGGCTCCGGTGCGATGTTTGGCAATAACAAAAAAAATCCCCACGCCAAACCCGATTTCGACAATGCCGAATTCATCATTTTCATCGGGACGGCGCCATCCAACGCGGGGAACCCCTTTAAGCGCCAAGGCATGCAGATCGCCAGGGCGCGCAGCGATGGGAAATTGGATTACGTCGTCATCGATCCCGTGGTTTCCCACGCGACCACGAAGGCGTCGGCGGACCGAGAACGCTGGGTTCCGATCAAGCCGGGCACCGACGGCGCCTTGATGATGGGGATGATCCGCTGGATCATCGAACACGAGCGCTATGACGATAAATTTCTGACCCAACCCAACCTAAAGGCCGCCGAGGCGGCGGGGGAGGTCAGCTGGAGCAACGCCACCCACTTGGTGATCCGTCAGGAGGGGCATCCCCGGGATGGAAGGTTCCTCCGCGGTTCGGATATCGGCCTCGATATCCCGGCTGACGCCGTTTACGGAAAAAAAGACCCCTATGTGGTCCTCGATCGCGATAGCGGTAAAATGCTTCCGCACAGCAAGGCCACGGGTCCCGCGCGCCTGTTTTTCGACGGCGAATTGGAGATCAAGGGACAGAAGGTGTCGGTAAAGACATCGATGTCGATCCTGCACGACAATGCCTTCCAAATGGAATTGGCCGATTATTCCAAGATTTGCGAGGTCCCCGTCGATATTATTGCGGGATTGGCGTCCAAATTCACAAGCCACGGTAAACGCGCCGCGATGAACTCCCACGGCGGTATGATGTCGGCCAGCGGATTTTACAACGCCTACTCCGTGGTTATGTTAAATACCCTGATTGGCAACCTGAACTGGAAGGGCGGCACCCTGTTCCACGGGGGGAAATATCCCGACGCGGGCAAGGGGCCACGCTATAATTTGGCGACGTTCCCGGGCATGGTGAAGCCCAAGGGCGCTCCAATCACCCGCAATAAGCCGTACGAAAAAACGGGTGAATTCAACGCCAACAAAGCCAAAGGTAACGCGTATCCTTCTAAGCACCCTTGGTACCCTAACTCGCCGGGATTGGTAACCGAATGGATGACCGCGATGTTCAACGGCGATCCGTATCCAATGAAGGCGTTGTTTGTTCTGGGCGCCAATCCTGTATACGGAATCCCTGGTTTGCGTGGGCAAATCGCCGATAAATTGGCCGACCCCAAGCAATTGCCTTTGCTCGTATCGGTCGATCCGTTCATTAACGAAACCGGCGCATATGCCGATTACATCGTCCCCGATACTTTTATGTACGAAGCCTGGGGATGGACGGCGCCGTGGAACGATGTGCCAACGAAAACCACGACTGCGCGGTGGCCGGTGATGGAGCCTAGGACCGAAAAGACGGCCGATGGCCAGCCGATTACGATGGAAACCTTCTTTATCGCCGTAGCCAAAAAAATGAACCTTCCGGGATTTGGCGAAGGGGCGATTACCGATAAAGCTGGGAACGCTTACCCCCTGAACACAGCGGAGGATTATTACCTGCGTGGTGGCGCCAACGTGGCGTACATGGGCAACCCCGTGCCCGACGCAAGCGATGATGATATCGCCCTATCCGGCGTTTCACGTATTTCCTCCGTCTTGCAAAAAACTTTGAAGCCGGATGAATGGCGGAAGGTCGCCTATGTTTATGCCAGGGGCGGGCGCTACCAAAACTACGACGAAAGATTTGTTGGCGAAGTTGCCAGGAACCGTTTCAAAAACCAGATGTATGTCTACAACGAATACATCGGCACTTCGCGTAGCAGCATGACCGGCAAACGCCATAATGGTTCGCCGTATTGGTCGGAACCGGTCTTCAGCGATGGAACGCCGGTGGATAAAATCTACCCCAAGACGGAGTGGCCGTTTAAACTGATCAGCTTCAAATCGCCCTTGCAAAATAGCTATAGTCTGGGGGCGCGGAGTTTGCGTCAAATCCATCCCGAGAACCAAATCATTATCGGGGCCGTGGATGCCCAAGGGCTTAACCTGCAATCGGGCGACAAGGTACGGATCAGCACCCCGGGCGGTAGCCGCGAAGCAACCGTCTCCGTGCGTCATGGCGTACATAAGGGCGTATTGGCGATTGAACACGGTTTCGGCCACAGGGAACTGGGGGCGCGCCCGCATTTAATCGGCAATAAAATGCAGCCCAATGAACCTGAACTAAAGGCGGGAATTAACCTCAACGATTTGGGCATCCCTGATCCCACGCTCAAAGGCGCGTCGGTGTTTGTCGATCCGGTGGTCGGTTCGGGCGTCCGCCAAGGGCTTCCCGCTAAGATCGAACGCGTATAG